From one Brevundimonas sp. PAMC22021 genomic stretch:
- the aguB gene encoding N-carbamoylputrescine amidase, with translation MTSLATRHSPPATRSISVAAIQTSYGEDMQANIAKTIDFVRQAADRGAQVILPSELFQGPYFCVSQEERWFAEAYAWREHPCVTALSPVARELGVAIPVSIFERDGPQYYNSLVMLDADGEALGVYRKSHIPDGPGYQEKYYFRPGDTGFKVWNTRFGRVGVGICWDQWYPETARAMMLQGAEVLMYPTAIGSEPHDKELDTAEPWRRAMQGHAVSNVVPVVGANRIGHEQVTEAGQVFYGSSFITDHRGDLVESLGRDEEGVVVHQFDLDYLDRHRAAWGFFRDRRTDLYGSLLGPR, from the coding sequence ATGACTTCACTCGCCACTCGCCACTCGCCGCCCGCCACTCGATCAATCTCCGTCGCCGCGATCCAGACCTCGTACGGCGAGGACATGCAGGCGAATATCGCCAAAACCATCGACTTCGTGCGCCAGGCGGCGGATCGGGGCGCGCAGGTGATCCTGCCGTCCGAGCTGTTCCAGGGGCCGTACTTCTGCGTCTCGCAGGAGGAGCGATGGTTCGCAGAGGCCTATGCCTGGCGAGAGCATCCGTGCGTCACCGCGCTGTCGCCGGTGGCGCGGGAGCTGGGCGTGGCCATTCCGGTGTCGATCTTCGAGCGCGACGGGCCGCAGTACTACAACTCTCTCGTGATGCTGGACGCGGATGGCGAAGCGCTGGGCGTTTATCGCAAGAGCCACATTCCGGACGGGCCGGGATACCAAGAGAAATACTACTTCCGGCCGGGCGACACCGGGTTCAAGGTCTGGAACACCCGCTTCGGGCGCGTGGGCGTCGGCATCTGCTGGGACCAGTGGTACCCGGAAACGGCGCGGGCGATGATGCTGCAGGGCGCCGAGGTGCTGATGTATCCCACCGCCATCGGCTCGGAGCCGCACGACAAGGAGCTGGACACGGCCGAGCCCTGGCGGCGCGCGATGCAGGGCCATGCGGTGTCCAACGTCGTGCCGGTGGTCGGCGCTAATCGCATCGGCCATGAGCAGGTCACGGAGGCCGGGCAGGTCTTCTACGGTTCGTCCTTTATCACCGACCATCGCGGCGATCTGGTCGAGAGCCTCGGGCGGGACGAGGAGGGCGTGGTCGTGCACCAGTTCGACCTCGACTACCTGGATCGGCACCGGGCGGCGTGGGGCTTCTTCCGCGATCGGCGGACCGACCTTTACGGATCGCTGCTGGGGCCGCGTTAG
- a CDS encoding four helix bundle protein produces MSGERRVTGGEVRSYRDLLVWQRAMIWVEAVYAATRPWPSDEKFGLTSQLRRAALSVPSNIAEGCARRSTAEFLSFLAISRGSLAEAETQLILGGRLGYLEEGASNALLDGADEISRMLAGLITKLEERQQ; encoded by the coding sequence ATGAGTGGCGAGAGGCGAGTGACGGGTGGCGAGGTCAGGAGCTATCGTGACCTGCTTGTATGGCAAAGAGCTATGATCTGGGTCGAGGCGGTGTATGCAGCAACGCGCCCTTGGCCATCAGACGAAAAGTTCGGCCTGACCAGTCAACTGCGTCGCGCCGCCCTGTCTGTACCCTCAAACATCGCAGAGGGTTGCGCGCGGCGAAGCACGGCCGAGTTCCTGAGCTTTCTCGCGATCTCGCGCGGCTCCTTGGCTGAGGCTGAGACCCAGCTCATCCTGGGGGGACGCCTTGGCTATCTGGAAGAGGGCGCATCGAACGCGCTGCTCGACGGAGCCGATGAAATCAGCCGGATGTTGGCCGGCCTGATCACCAAGCTGGAGGAGCGTCAACAATGA
- a CDS encoding agmatine deiminase family protein — MTDKPIPAEWSPHRAMWVGWPSHAELWEDNLLPAQAEVEALVRALAGPGREAVRLMVGNEEALEEARTRFAGVEGVEVVGGRFGDIWLRDTGPIFGAGSVRAAAFRFNGWGGKYDLPHDDAVAEQIGQAAGVALDRYAFVLEGGALDHDGVGTVLTTRQCLLNPNRNGDWTETKAEAALAEALGARKVLWLGDGLLNDHTDGHVDNLARFVGPGVVACPIAWGEDDPNAEVYDTVARDLAGMTDADGRAIQVLRVPSPGRIEDDGEVIPASHMNFLVANGAVIVPTYGDDRAADLACQALKTAFPDREIIPLPSLAILSGGGSFHCISQQEPE; from the coding sequence GTGACCGACAAGCCCATCCCCGCCGAGTGGTCGCCGCATCGGGCGATGTGGGTCGGCTGGCCGTCGCATGCAGAGCTTTGGGAAGACAACCTCCTGCCCGCGCAGGCCGAGGTGGAGGCGCTGGTGCGCGCGCTGGCGGGGCCAGGCCGCGAGGCGGTGCGGCTGATGGTCGGAAACGAAGAGGCGCTTGAAGAGGCGCGGACGCGCTTCGCCGGCGTCGAAGGCGTGGAGGTCGTGGGCGGACGGTTCGGGGACATCTGGCTGAGAGACACCGGGCCGATCTTCGGCGCGGGTTCGGTGCGCGCGGCGGCCTTCCGCTTCAACGGCTGGGGCGGCAAGTACGACCTGCCTCACGACGACGCGGTGGCCGAGCAGATCGGGCAGGCGGCGGGCGTGGCTCTGGATCGTTATGCCTTCGTGCTCGAGGGCGGGGCGCTGGATCATGACGGGGTGGGGACGGTGCTGACCACGCGGCAGTGCCTGTTGAACCCCAACCGCAATGGCGACTGGACCGAGACAAAGGCCGAGGCGGCGCTTGCCGAGGCGCTGGGCGCGCGCAAGGTGTTGTGGCTGGGCGACGGCCTGTTGAACGACCACACGGACGGGCACGTCGACAATCTGGCGCGCTTCGTGGGGCCGGGCGTGGTCGCCTGCCCGATCGCCTGGGGCGAAGACGACCCGAACGCCGAAGTTTACGACACCGTCGCGCGCGACCTGGCGGGCATGACCGATGCGGACGGGCGCGCGATCCAGGTGCTGCGGGTCCCGTCGCCCGGCCGGATCGAGGATGACGGCGAGGTCATCCCGGCCAGTCACATGAACTTCCTCGTCGCCAACGGCGCGGTGATCGTGCCGACCTATGGCGACGACCGAGCGGCGGATCTGGCGTGCCAGGCGTTGAAGACCGCCTTTCCCGATCGCGAGATCATCCCGCTGCCGTCGCTGGCCATCCTGTCCGGCGGCGGATCCTTTCACTGCATCTCCCAGCAGGAGCCTGAATGA
- a CDS encoding TonB-dependent receptor: MKFRNLAYGASTVAIMLSASTAVFAQETTGGIRGLVTDAAGAPVANAEITITHVPSGTSSTTATDQVGAYSARNLRVGGPYIITVSSSAGSSTTEAGSIGIGTPASVDIIVGGGAFSDDAADLGDVVVTGQRAGGLRTSPRTNISLNDIETLPTVSRDIKDFVRTSPFATVDPTNNDALSIGGQNTRANAFLVDGVRQSDDFGLNGNGYPTQRSPISIDTLEAVSVDVAPYGVQYGSFTGGVINSVTKSGGNDFHGTAFWETTNDGLRGNSFSFEDFVTGQRQDRTVAGTFEEETWGASLSGPIIRDKLFFYLNYEKFDSTQPVLSGPQGSGSANEVPGITQADVDTVRQIARDVYGYDPLDWSADALEVSDEKYFAKLDWNINDRHRAVASYQQTDSGDLNLNGTTTGGNYPSLGLLSSAYSLQQNIKVYKAQLFSDWTDTFSTEFSVSRKESESISTSLAGSDFAAFQVYLDNPTGTQVGPERSIRFGPERSRHANSLTVDTTLYRAVANWDVGYGHRLTGGYEREEQDIFNLFVQVANGEYEFASLADFRARRASSIGYTNAASNNKNDGAAAFSYALNTLFVQDEWAANEDLTITAGLRLDWYTSDDEPQFNQGFQNRFGFANDTSLDGIFVLQPRFGFNWRASDDLTVYGGFGRFQGGSPNVWISNSYSNPGNLTGSFQCRTAATYSSNFATSFPVCSAAEQAALLNVDGFNVNQVAKDRVTTSANLGTGNINLIDPSFETPSIWKTSLGVNKRFDFSRFNLGDAWNVTAEYVHSELENTVGWVDLSLLRTQNGTAPDGRPVFGPNPVRTGQQVLMLTNVHGGQSDQFAVALSKDWYDGWLNGTGFNLSYTYLDATDPSAGTSSTASSNFGNIAVSDPNMPPLATSNYEIEHALKLSLSYQRAFFGDYRTRFALFAQRRSGLPFSYTYSSGTLFGDYTSANRNLLYVPQVDASGNVTATSDPIVTYAPTFNVTAFNDFLKRTGLIDFAGGISPRNAFNSPYVTTVDIHIEQELPAFFPGGARLTGYLDIENFGNLLNDEWGTIQQIGFPYISNNVGATRNAANTQYTYNAFTERSPSSFTAQSVWQMKFGVRYRF; this comes from the coding sequence ATGAAGTTCCGCAATCTCGCCTACGGCGCCTCGACCGTGGCCATCATGCTGTCGGCGTCCACCGCCGTCTTCGCGCAAGAAACCACGGGCGGCATCCGCGGCCTGGTGACGGACGCCGCCGGCGCGCCGGTCGCGAACGCCGAGATCACCATCACGCACGTGCCGTCGGGAACCTCCTCCACCACGGCGACCGACCAGGTCGGCGCCTACAGCGCCCGCAACCTGCGCGTCGGCGGTCCCTACATCATCACCGTCAGCTCGTCCGCCGGTTCCTCGACGACCGAAGCCGGCTCGATCGGCATCGGCACGCCCGCCAGCGTCGACATCATCGTCGGCGGCGGCGCCTTTTCTGATGACGCCGCTGACCTCGGCGACGTGGTCGTGACCGGCCAGCGCGCCGGCGGCCTGCGCACCTCCCCGCGCACCAACATCAGCCTGAACGACATCGAGACGCTGCCGACCGTCAGCCGCGACATCAAGGATTTCGTCCGCACCTCGCCGTTCGCCACGGTTGACCCGACCAATAACGACGCCCTGTCGATCGGCGGCCAGAACACGCGCGCCAACGCCTTCCTGGTCGACGGCGTGCGCCAGAGCGACGACTTCGGCCTGAACGGCAACGGCTATCCGACCCAGCGTTCGCCGATCTCCATCGACACGCTGGAAGCGGTCAGCGTCGATGTCGCCCCCTATGGCGTGCAGTACGGCAGCTTCACCGGCGGCGTGATCAACTCGGTCACCAAGTCGGGCGGCAACGACTTCCACGGCACCGCCTTCTGGGAAACCACCAACGACGGCCTGCGCGGCAACAGCTTCTCGTTCGAGGACTTCGTCACCGGCCAACGCCAAGACCGCACCGTTGCCGGTACGTTTGAGGAAGAGACATGGGGCGCCAGCCTCAGCGGCCCGATCATCCGCGACAAGTTGTTCTTCTACCTGAACTACGAGAAGTTCGACTCGACCCAGCCGGTGCTGAGCGGGCCGCAAGGTTCGGGTTCGGCCAATGAAGTGCCGGGCATCACCCAGGCCGACGTGGACACGGTCCGCCAGATCGCGCGTGACGTCTACGGCTACGATCCGCTGGACTGGAGCGCCGATGCACTGGAAGTCAGCGACGAGAAATACTTCGCCAAGCTGGACTGGAACATCAACGACCGCCATCGCGCGGTCGCCTCGTACCAGCAAACCGACAGCGGCGATCTGAACCTGAACGGCACCACGACCGGCGGCAACTATCCCAGCCTCGGATTGCTGTCGTCGGCCTATTCGCTGCAGCAGAACATCAAGGTCTACAAGGCTCAGCTGTTCTCGGACTGGACCGACACCTTCTCGACCGAGTTCTCGGTGTCGCGCAAGGAATCCGAGAGCATCTCCACGTCGCTGGCCGGTAGCGACTTCGCGGCTTTCCAGGTCTATCTCGACAATCCGACCGGGACGCAGGTTGGTCCCGAGCGGTCGATCCGGTTCGGACCGGAACGCTCGCGTCACGCCAACTCGCTGACCGTCGACACGACCCTGTACCGCGCCGTCGCCAACTGGGACGTGGGCTACGGTCATCGCCTGACGGGCGGCTACGAGCGTGAAGAACAGGACATCTTCAACCTGTTCGTTCAGGTCGCTAACGGCGAATACGAGTTCGCTTCGCTGGCCGACTTCCGCGCTCGTCGCGCGTCCTCGATCGGCTACACCAACGCTGCTTCGAACAACAAGAACGACGGCGCCGCCGCCTTCAGCTACGCCCTCAACACCTTGTTCGTGCAGGACGAATGGGCGGCCAACGAAGACCTGACCATCACGGCCGGGCTGCGTCTGGACTGGTACACCTCCGATGACGAGCCGCAGTTCAACCAGGGCTTCCAGAACCGCTTCGGCTTCGCCAACGACACCAGCCTCGACGGCATCTTCGTGCTGCAGCCGCGTTTCGGCTTCAACTGGCGCGCCTCCGACGATCTGACCGTCTACGGCGGCTTTGGCCGCTTCCAGGGCGGATCGCCGAACGTCTGGATTTCGAACAGCTATTCCAATCCGGGCAACCTGACCGGCAGCTTCCAGTGCCGTACGGCGGCGACCTACAGCTCGAACTTCGCCACCTCCTTCCCGGTGTGCTCGGCCGCGGAACAGGCCGCGCTGCTGAACGTTGACGGTTTCAACGTCAACCAGGTCGCCAAGGACCGCGTCACCACCAGCGCCAATCTCGGCACCGGCAACATCAACCTGATCGATCCGTCGTTCGAGACGCCTTCGATCTGGAAGACCTCGCTCGGCGTCAACAAGCGGTTCGACTTCAGCCGCTTCAATCTCGGCGACGCCTGGAACGTGACGGCCGAATACGTGCATTCCGAGCTTGAAAACACCGTGGGCTGGGTCGATCTCAGCCTGCTGCGCACCCAAAACGGGACAGCGCCGGACGGTCGTCCGGTGTTCGGCCCCAATCCGGTTCGCACCGGCCAGCAGGTTCTGATGCTGACCAACGTGCATGGCGGCCAGTCGGACCAGTTCGCGGTCGCCCTTTCCAAGGATTGGTACGACGGCTGGCTGAACGGCACGGGCTTCAACCTCAGCTATACCTATCTGGACGCGACCGATCCGTCGGCGGGCACGTCTTCGACGGCGAGCTCCAACTTCGGCAACATCGCCGTGTCGGACCCAAACATGCCGCCGCTGGCGACCTCGAACTATGAGATCGAGCACGCCCTGAAGCTGAGCCTCAGCTATCAACGCGCCTTCTTCGGCGACTATCGCACTCGCTTCGCCCTGTTCGCGCAACGCCGCTCGGGTCTGCCGTTCAGCTATACCTATAGCTCGGGCACGCTGTTCGGAGACTACACCTCGGCCAACCGCAACCTGCTGTATGTTCCGCAGGTGGACGCCTCGGGTAACGTGACGGCGACCAGCGATCCGATCGTGACCTACGCTCCGACCTTCAACGTCACCGCCTTCAACGATTTCCTGAAGCGGACCGGCTTGATCGACTTCGCCGGCGGCATCTCGCCGCGGAACGCCTTCAACTCGCCGTATGTGACCACGGTGGACATCCACATCGAGCAGGAGCTGCCGGCCTTCTTCCCGGGCGGCGCGCGTCTGACCGGCTACCTTGATATCGAGAACTTCGGCAACCTGCTGAACGACGAATGGGGCACGATCCAGCAGATCGGCTTCCCCTACATCTCGAACAATGTGGGCGCGACGCGGAATGCGGCCAACACGCAGTACACCTACAACGCCTTCACCGAACGCTCGCCATCGAGCTTCACCGCGCAATCGGTGTGGCAGATGAAGTTCGGCGTGCGCTATCGCTTCTAA
- a CDS encoding capsular biosynthesis protein translates to MSTPLGSTSIRPAYAQNARAGKGGLSGRRFLIVTAPFGGFGRILARSLEARGAMVRRMIFNAADAASWRRPGGVVYKPGPEAWTADLAGVAHDFTDLIVFGEGGPYNRAVLSQAETLRAHVWVLENGYFRPDWITVERNGVNGSSGLPRFRQAYAAAPPVLAPPRPVGRILPHHVANISLYHIAEALGSAAFPNFVVHYPHSPLKQCVGHVRRYLGLAFRPPQTRDAQQIAARGPFFIACLQREGDMQLLRYSRYADNTAFLAATLDSFARRAPADCRLVVKNHPLDPGVVSLRRITQRLAGERGLADRVDFIDGGHLNELCRASRGMVVNNSSAALSALGFHTPVKVLGDAFFDFEGLTDQQPLDGFWTSPTPPDEALFTRFRAHVIAASQINGNYHEPRTQPLAAEGLADMFERASA, encoded by the coding sequence ATGTCGACGCCGTTGGGCTCGACGTCGATAAGGCCCGCCTACGCCCAGAACGCGCGAGCCGGAAAGGGAGGGCTTTCGGGACGCCGCTTCCTGATCGTCACCGCTCCGTTCGGCGGCTTCGGCCGCATCCTGGCCCGAAGCCTGGAAGCCAGGGGCGCGATGGTCCGCCGGATGATCTTCAACGCCGCCGACGCCGCTTCCTGGCGACGGCCGGGCGGGGTGGTCTACAAGCCCGGCCCTGAGGCGTGGACGGCCGATCTGGCCGGTGTCGCACACGACTTCACCGATCTCATCGTGTTTGGCGAGGGCGGTCCGTACAATCGCGCCGTGCTGTCGCAGGCCGAGACGCTGCGGGCGCACGTCTGGGTGCTGGAAAACGGCTACTTCCGGCCCGACTGGATCACGGTGGAGCGCAATGGGGTCAACGGCTCCAGCGGGCTGCCGCGTTTTCGACAAGCCTATGCCGCCGCACCGCCGGTGCTGGCGCCGCCCCGGCCGGTAGGCCGTATCCTGCCGCACCACGTCGCCAACATCAGCCTGTACCATATAGCGGAGGCGCTGGGCTCGGCGGCGTTTCCCAACTTCGTCGTTCATTATCCGCATTCGCCGCTGAAGCAGTGCGTCGGCCATGTGCGGCGCTACCTGGGGCTGGCGTTTCGGCCCCCGCAGACGCGCGACGCCCAGCAGATCGCCGCGCGCGGACCCTTTTTCATCGCCTGCCTGCAGCGCGAAGGCGACATGCAGCTGCTGCGCTATTCGCGCTATGCGGACAACACGGCCTTTCTTGCCGCGACACTGGACAGCTTCGCGCGGCGCGCGCCGGCGGACTGTCGATTGGTGGTCAAGAACCATCCCCTCGATCCCGGCGTCGTCAGCCTGCGTCGCATCACTCAGAGACTGGCGGGAGAGCGCGGCCTTGCGGACCGGGTGGATTTTATCGACGGCGGCCACCTGAACGAACTGTGCCGCGCCTCGCGCGGCATGGTGGTCAACAACTCCAGCGCGGCCTTGTCCGCCCTAGGCTTTCACACGCCGGTCAAGGTGCTGGGGGACGCCTTTTTCGACTTCGAGGGGTTGACCGATCAACAGCCGCTGGACGGCTTCTGGACTTCGCCCACGCCGCCGGACGAGGCGCTGTTCACCCGCTTCCGCGCCCATGTGATCGCGGCCAGCCAGATCAACGGCAACTACCACGAACCGCGGACCCAGCCTCTCGCCGCCGAGGGTCTGGCCGACATGTTCGAGCGCGCTTCCGCCTGA
- a CDS encoding OmpA family protein — MKLKLLAGVAAAGLFAAGAASAEPDGWYGAIDAGYQFIEPINIESEANGSNFNIDVNDGWAAFARLGYRFNPNWRVELEGGYRSGDIGTVRAVSGTQGVCNFAPATGPCYSPEGDLESATLMANVIYDFGFEYWGLRPFVGLGAGANYVNTDFAGRLRATPAVGFVADDSSTKFAAQAIAGVAFAVGERANIDLTYRYLTSDLEFDTVTGGTGAPNFGTFDGDYDESHTVTLGLRYSFGAEPVAPPPPPPPPPPPPPPPPPPPPPPPAPATPQARQFVVYFDWDRSDLTAEARSVVTQAANYAKSGRPTRVLVVGHADTSGSAAYNVGLSNRRARTVADAMVAQGVSGGVVSLDGRGETQLARATADGVREPLNRRATVDINF; from the coding sequence ATGAAGTTGAAACTTCTCGCAGGCGTCGCGGCAGCGGGGCTGTTCGCGGCCGGCGCGGCTTCGGCGGAGCCGGATGGCTGGTACGGCGCGATTGACGCGGGTTATCAGTTCATTGAGCCGATCAACATCGAGTCGGAAGCGAACGGCTCGAACTTCAACATCGACGTGAACGACGGCTGGGCGGCGTTTGCGCGTCTGGGCTACCGGTTCAACCCGAACTGGCGCGTGGAGCTTGAAGGCGGCTATCGTTCGGGCGACATCGGCACGGTTCGCGCCGTGTCGGGCACCCAGGGCGTGTGCAACTTCGCTCCGGCGACGGGCCCCTGCTATTCGCCGGAAGGCGACCTCGAGTCCGCCACCCTGATGGCCAACGTCATCTATGACTTCGGCTTCGAATACTGGGGTCTGCGTCCGTTCGTGGGTCTGGGCGCCGGCGCCAACTACGTCAACACCGACTTCGCCGGTCGTCTGCGCGCCACCCCGGCGGTGGGCTTCGTGGCCGACGACAGCTCGACCAAGTTCGCCGCCCAGGCGATCGCGGGCGTCGCCTTCGCCGTTGGCGAGCGCGCCAACATCGACCTGACCTACCGCTACCTGACCAGCGACCTGGAGTTCGATACGGTCACCGGCGGTACGGGCGCTCCGAACTTCGGCACCTTTGACGGCGACTACGACGAGAGCCACACGGTGACGCTGGGCCTGCGCTACAGCTTCGGCGCCGAGCCGGTCGCGCCTCCCCCGCCCCCGCCGCCTCCGCCTCCGCCTCCGCCGCCTCCGCCCCCGCCGCCTCCGCCGCCTCCGGCTCCGGCGACCCCGCAGGCCCGTCAGTTCGTGGTCTACTTCGACTGGGATCGCTCGGACCTGACGGCGGAAGCCCGCTCGGTGGTGACGCAGGCCGCCAACTACGCCAAGTCGGGCCGTCCGACCCGCGTGCTGGTGGTCGGCCACGCCGACACTTCCGGCTCGGCCGCCTACAACGTCGGCCTGTCGAACCGCCGCGCCCGCACCGTGGCTGACGCCATGGTCGCCCAAGGCGTGTCGGGCGGCGTGGTGTCGCTGGACGGCCGCGGCGAAACCCAGCTGGCTCGCGCCACCGCCGACGGCGTGCGCGAACCGCTGAACCGTCGCGCCACCGTCGACATCAACTTCTAA
- a CDS encoding demethoxyubiquinone hydroxylase family protein has product MTDISSQRRIPLARPGSKADKARMDEILRVDHAGEYAAVRIYKAQRAVFEGRRGRDAVASDLQHMQAQEAVHLARFEGLLNDRRVRPTAMIPVWRLAASALGVGTALLGEKAAHACTEAVESVIEEHYADQIAEIGERDPALAADLTQFRLEELEHHDHAVSHGSREAPAYRLLSAVIKTGCRVAIKISEKG; this is encoded by the coding sequence ATGACAGACATCTCAAGCCAAAGACGCATTCCGCTGGCGCGCCCGGGCTCCAAGGCGGACAAGGCGCGGATGGACGAAATCCTGCGGGTCGATCACGCCGGAGAATATGCAGCCGTGCGCATCTATAAGGCGCAGCGCGCGGTGTTCGAAGGACGGCGGGGACGGGACGCCGTTGCTTCCGACCTCCAGCACATGCAGGCACAGGAGGCGGTGCATCTGGCGCGCTTCGAAGGCCTGCTGAACGATCGACGCGTGCGGCCTACGGCGATGATCCCGGTCTGGCGGCTGGCCGCTTCGGCGCTCGGGGTCGGCACGGCCCTGCTGGGCGAAAAGGCGGCGCACGCCTGCACCGAGGCTGTCGAGAGCGTGATCGAGGAGCACTACGCCGATCAGATCGCCGAAATCGGCGAACGCGATCCCGCGCTTGCGGCCGACCTGACCCAGTTCCGGCTCGAGGAACTGGAGCACCACGACCACGCCGTTTCCCACGGGAGCCGCGAGGCGCCCGCCTACCGGCTGTTGTCGGCGGTGATCAAGACCGGTTGCCGCGTCGCCATCAAGATCAGCGAAAAGGGCTAG
- a CDS encoding disulfide bond formation protein B, which yields MTRAYRLLTRWWTAFALAASLAMLGIAHAFERFGGMEPCNLCLKQREVFWGAAAIGLLATAWTLLSGGRRGTPRIASFLLAAVFLTGTVAAAFHAGGEYGWWRLPAACAAGGDVDLEGLAALALGTGPAPRVVGCDEAAWMWMGVSMAGWNALISLALAVFSLLAAKRPKDARAPRGPAR from the coding sequence ATGACCCGCGCCTATCGCCTCTTGACCCGATGGTGGACCGCGTTCGCGCTGGCGGCCTCGCTCGCCATGCTGGGGATCGCCCATGCTTTCGAGCGATTCGGCGGAATGGAACCCTGCAATCTGTGTCTGAAGCAGCGCGAGGTGTTCTGGGGGGCGGCGGCGATCGGCCTTCTGGCGACCGCCTGGACGCTGCTCAGCGGCGGGCGGAGGGGCACGCCCCGCATCGCGTCCTTTCTCCTGGCGGCGGTGTTCCTGACCGGAACAGTCGCGGCCGCCTTTCACGCGGGCGGCGAATACGGTTGGTGGCGGCTGCCGGCGGCCTGCGCGGCCGGCGGCGACGTCGATCTGGAAGGGTTGGCGGCTTTGGCGCTGGGCACGGGACCGGCGCCGCGCGTGGTCGGCTGCGATGAAGCGGCCTGGATGTGGATGGGCGTCTCCATGGCCGGGTGGAACGCTCTGATCTCTCTAGCGCTGGCGGTGTTCAGCCTCCTGGCGGCCAAACGCCCCAAGGACGCCCGCGCACCCAGAGGACCCGCCCGATGA
- a CDS encoding exopolysaccharide biosynthesis protein yields MSPSTGVGKARYVRLSPPQAPQLVMTDTPASVHEDDVSHNVTRLLRRLSDDGGEHGLTLHEIRDRMDERAYGLLILLLSIPCLVPGLYGVPQVVGVAILILAVQLLLGREEPWLPRWLLDLRAKGKWLKAMADFAESKLSWIDRLSRPRMRRFACGAGEKLAAVFMILATLTIIIPFTNTVPSVALALLSVGLIQRDGLLVLGGTAVASAWLLFLGALATGALMGAGWATKLIPGA; encoded by the coding sequence ATGTCCCCGTCGACCGGCGTGGGCAAGGCGCGCTATGTCCGGCTATCGCCCCCTCAAGCACCGCAGCTGGTCATGACCGACACGCCCGCCTCCGTCCACGAGGACGACGTCAGCCACAACGTCACCCGCCTCCTGCGCAGGCTGTCCGACGACGGCGGCGAGCACGGCCTGACCCTGCATGAGATTCGCGATCGGATGGACGAGCGCGCCTACGGCCTGCTGATCCTGCTGTTGTCGATCCCGTGCCTGGTTCCAGGCCTTTATGGCGTGCCGCAGGTGGTCGGGGTGGCCATACTGATCCTGGCGGTTCAGCTGCTGCTCGGCCGCGAGGAGCCGTGGCTGCCGCGCTGGCTTCTGGACCTGCGCGCCAAGGGCAAGTGGCTGAAGGCCATGGCGGACTTCGCCGAAAGCAAGCTGAGCTGGATTGACCGCCTGTCGCGCCCGCGAATGCGCCGCTTTGCGTGCGGCGCGGGCGAGAAGCTGGCGGCGGTGTTCATGATCCTGGCGACCCTGACCATCATTATACCCTTCACCAATACCGTGCCCTCGGTCGCCTTGGCGCTGCTGTCGGTCGGCCTGATCCAGCGTGACGGCCTGCTTGTTCTCGGCGGAACTGCAGTGGCCAGCGCCTGGCTGCTGTTCCTGGGCGCCCTGGCGACCGGTGCTCTGATGGGTGCGGGCTGGGCCACCAAGCTGATCCCGGGCGCGTGA